The Lycium barbarum isolate Lr01 chromosome 10, ASM1917538v2, whole genome shotgun sequence genome includes a region encoding these proteins:
- the LOC132615132 gene encoding protein RER1A-like isoform X1: MEELIDDVKHWIAMLWSLVSTLFQRYFDTADLAITHALGVTWSIVSYPYYRISSVYQHYFLDKISPYGLYRWIVTAVLAILYGLRVCVRGFYPGTYLVLFHFSGILCKFLSPHGLPDPDDDGPVLPIKGPLIRQLPEFNFWYAATIDLCLVFTMTFFPVVDVEGCWPLVFIAWCLVYGYKMVGVIFKSKRYKYNPFTLKEQEVVRKRTAGSGSSTTVKGHQAVAAASGILISV, translated from the exons ATGGAGGAGCTTATTGATGATGTGAAGCATTGGATTGCTATGCTTTGGAGTCTTGTGTCAACCCTTTTCCAGCGTTACTTTGATACTGCGGACTTGGCAATTACTCATGCTCTTGGGGTTACTTGGAGTATTGTATCATACCCTTACTACAGGATCTCAAGTGTTTACCAGCATTACTTTTTGGATAAAATCAGTCCTTATGGCCTGTATAGGTGGATTGTAACTGCTGTCTTGGCTATCCTTTATGGTCTTAGGGTTTGTGTTCGAGGATTCTACCCAGGCACATATTTAGTGTTGTTCCACTTCTCTGGAATTCTCTGTAAATTCCTGTCCCCTCATGGACTACCTGATCCTGATGATGATGGACCTGTCTTGCCAATCAAAGGCCCTCTCATTCGTCAACTTCCCGAGTTTAACTTCTG GTATGCCGCAACAATAGATCTCTGTCTGGTATTTACCATGACTTTTTTTCCCGTAGTTGATGTTGAAGGTTGCTGGCCTCTCGTTTTTATTGCCTGGTGTCTAGTATACGGTTATAAGATGGTTGGTGTAATTTTCAAGTCAAAGAGATACAAATACAACCCATTTACCCTTAAAGAGCAG GAAGTAGTCAGGAAAAGGACAGCAGGAAGTGGCAGCAGCACCACTGTGAAAGGACATCAGGCTGTGGCAGCAGCATCTGGAATACTGATTTCTGTTTAA